Proteins found in one Campylobacter lari genomic segment:
- a CDS encoding motility associated factor glycosyltransferase family protein, which produces MLLELNFSKNLQVLKEINASLADKILQIKSNERFELFEKNYDIYDHKTKQFCIQNALDNLSFYEQNYKRHPFLIFFGIGNGMLIFELLKNPLKDYICVIEPEIELLYIALHLNDFSQDLQDKRLHIYLYENINFLTFYRFFEQEKIHFFVKTYDLLLMSNFYEIYENAIAMTNSLCIENIKSLVVRQGNSSEDSFEGITQLLHNLPYQLAKPSLKDLLKQRKGKIENAIIVSTGPSLIKQLPLLKEYANKASIFCADTAYPILAKHNIKPDYVLALERHDLVYQCFEQDNQEFDKDILFIIASVAHKSVIDTLEKTKKPYILVHRPLPFSKALHMDDYGYLGTGMSVANMAYDLAIKLGHKNIILIGQDLAYDENGNSHPKEYLHTQESENDRKEGLFITAYGGNGKVETNQWWILFKESLEYSIDTNSITTYNATEGGARIEGSIEKSFKELCENLLKENKPLFGKLQTLSKKEIQDKKDKIDECLRGIVILGRSYINECEILKSDLTRCLENLNFESEYFNPLSQRIYQMKARFENEEFKNYFLDLIRSIFFHFEYKIAQNYIKNPTNIEEEYSKRKEYLEIHLNWIDFIIPHIKLQIQSIEEGLS; this is translated from the coding sequence ATGCTACTTGAACTTAATTTTTCTAAAAATTTACAAGTTTTAAAAGAAATCAATGCGAGCTTAGCTGATAAAATCTTACAAATAAAATCCAACGAAAGATTTGAACTTTTTGAAAAAAACTATGATATTTATGATCACAAAACAAAACAATTTTGCATACAAAATGCTTTAGATAATTTATCTTTTTATGAGCAAAACTACAAAAGACATCCTTTTTTGATCTTTTTTGGAATTGGCAATGGTATGTTAATTTTTGAATTATTAAAAAATCCACTCAAAGATTATATTTGCGTTATAGAGCCTGAAATTGAACTTTTATATATTGCTTTACATTTAAATGATTTTAGCCAAGATTTACAAGATAAAAGACTTCATATTTATCTATATGAGAATATTAACTTTTTAACTTTTTATCGTTTTTTTGAACAAGAAAAAATTCATTTTTTTGTAAAAACTTATGATTTGCTTTTAATGTCAAATTTCTATGAAATTTACGAAAATGCCATAGCTATGACCAATTCTTTGTGTATAGAAAATATAAAATCTTTAGTTGTTAGACAAGGAAACTCATCAGAAGACTCCTTCGAAGGTATCACCCAACTTTTACACAATCTACCTTATCAATTAGCCAAACCTAGTTTAAAGGACTTACTCAAACAAAGAAAAGGTAAAATAGAAAATGCTATTATAGTTTCTACTGGTCCATCTTTGATTAAACAGCTACCTTTATTAAAAGAATATGCTAACAAAGCTAGTATCTTTTGTGCTGATACAGCTTATCCTATATTAGCAAAGCACAATATAAAACCTGATTATGTATTAGCTTTAGAAAGACATGATCTTGTTTATCAATGTTTTGAACAAGATAATCAAGAATTTGATAAAGATATATTATTTATTATAGCTAGTGTAGCACATAAAAGTGTTATAGATACTTTAGAAAAAACAAAAAAACCGTATATATTAGTACATAGACCACTACCTTTTTCTAAAGCATTACATATGGATGATTATGGTTATTTAGGTACGGGTATGAGTGTGGCAAATATGGCTTATGATTTAGCCATAAAGCTAGGACATAAGAATATTATCTTAATAGGGCAAGATTTAGCTTATGATGAGAATGGTAATTCACATCCTAAAGAATATCTACATACCCAAGAAAGTGAAAATGATAGAAAAGAAGGTTTATTTATCACTGCTTATGGTGGCAATGGCAAGGTTGAAACGAACCAATGGTGGATTTTATTTAAAGAAAGCTTAGAGTATTCTATAGATACTAATAGCATTACAACCTATAATGCCACTGAAGGTGGAGCTAGGATAGAAGGAAGTATAGAAAAATCTTTTAAAGAATTATGTGAAAATTTATTAAAAGAAAATAAGCCTTTATTTGGAAAATTGCAAACTTTAAGTAAAAAAGAAATTCAAGATAAAAAAGATAAGATTGATGAGTGTTTGAGAGGGATTGTTATTTTAGGAAGAAGTTACATCAACGAGTGTGAAATTTTAAAATCAGATCTTACTCGATGCTTAGAAAATTTAAATTTTGAAAGTGAATATTTTAACCCTCTGAGCCAAAGAATTTATCAAATGAAAGCTAGATTTGAGAATGAAGAATTTAAAAATTATTTCTTAGATCTTATTCGTTCAATATTTTTTCATTTTGAATATAAAATTGCACAAAATTATATAAAAAATCCTACAAACATAGAAGAAGAATATTCAAAGAGGAAAGAATACTTAGAAATACATTTAAATTGGATTGATTTTATTATACCTCATATAAAATTACAAATTCAAAGCATAGAAGAAGGTCTTTCATGA
- a CDS encoding motility associated factor glycosyltransferase family protein, with translation MNIFIKNLNALDENLKIKLLQLNPTKSFQIQDKNFINSLKTCYKNHPVLFVYGIGIYIYEAFKNQNLKHLVIFEDDLNHLYDFLKSNDISSFLNNQQLFIFYTKDFNFNKAKELFLQQNFMFYKDISTIIPFKESCFIQNIQEFIQKAILSILNALQSSDDCKIIIKYFCKNLPKALTHASTKEFLEKHKATNKTAIIVASGPSLIKQLPLLKEVQQKVSIFCADGSYPILHRYGIKPDYVFCIERSIANEEIEEIEASWKFFDNNFKNFDKDILFIFSDSVFPKTIEMMNRNNRNYIINLSTNSFCVSFGFDDYGYCDLSFNSVANLAYNFAVSLGYENIILIGQDLAFDEKGNSHPNEFLHGTNLDSTRYDHIKTTAYGGENEVYTHAAWMLYKEKYEYDIAQNKNFIKTYNATEGGARIEGSIEKPFKELCENLISKESVKNFQKLSLPDKKDIRKNLTKALKHFNTINQKAVDFLNQAQNLLVKVQNISSMLNKLPTHLSLEESLNVINFNQIASLKQELKSYKENILSSKYFSTILLSYMYTNECNFIKLECIDANNTTKEKINQLSYIINHERHIKEIANLIQTQYSIINQTIADIQILISKDFS, from the coding sequence ATGAATATTTTTATAAAAAATTTAAACGCCTTAGATGAAAATTTAAAAATTAAACTTTTGCAATTAAACCCTACAAAATCTTTTCAAATACAAGATAAAAATTTCATCAATTCCCTAAAAACTTGCTATAAAAATCATCCTGTTTTATTTGTTTATGGTATAGGTATATATATATATGAAGCTTTTAAAAATCAAAATTTAAAACATTTAGTGATTTTTGAAGATGATTTAAATCATCTTTATGATTTTTTAAAAAGCAATGATATATCCTCGTTTTTAAATAATCAACAATTATTTATATTTTATACAAAAGATTTTAATTTTAATAAGGCAAAAGAATTGTTTTTGCAACAAAATTTTATGTTTTATAAAGATATATCAACGATTATACCTTTTAAAGAGTCTTGTTTTATCCAAAATATACAAGAGTTTATTCAAAAAGCCATTTTAAGTATATTAAATGCTTTGCAATCAAGTGATGATTGTAAAATAATTATCAAATATTTTTGTAAAAATCTCCCAAAAGCACTAACCCATGCAAGTACAAAAGAATTTTTAGAAAAACATAAAGCCACAAACAAAACCGCTATTATCGTTGCAAGCGGTCCAAGCTTAATCAAACAACTTCCTCTGCTAAAAGAAGTCCAACAAAAAGTAAGCATATTTTGCGCAGATGGCTCTTATCCTATTTTACATAGATACGGAATAAAACCTGACTATGTATTTTGCATAGAAAGAAGCATAGCGAATGAAGAGATAGAGGAAATAGAAGCTTCTTGGAAATTTTTTGATAACAATTTTAAAAATTTTGATAAGGATATATTGTTTATATTTAGTGATAGTGTTTTTCCAAAAACCATAGAAATGATGAATAGAAACAATAGAAACTACATAATCAATCTTTCAACAAATTCATTTTGCGTTAGTTTTGGTTTTGATGATTATGGATATTGTGATTTAAGTTTTAATTCTGTTGCAAATTTAGCTTATAATTTTGCAGTATCTTTAGGATATGAAAACATCATATTAATAGGACAAGATTTAGCTTTTGATGAAAAAGGCAATTCTCATCCTAATGAATTTTTACATGGAACAAATTTAGATTCCACTCGCTATGATCACATTAAAACGACAGCTTATGGCGGAGAAAATGAAGTTTATACTCATGCAGCATGGATGCTATATAAAGAAAAGTACGAATACGATATAGCTCAAAATAAAAATTTTATAAAAACCTATAATGCCACCGAAGGTGGAGCTAGAATAGAAGGAAGTATAGAAAAACCTTTTAAAGAACTTTGTGAAAATCTTATTAGCAAAGAAAGTGTTAAAAATTTTCAAAAACTTTCATTACCAGATAAAAAAGATATTCGTAAAAATCTTACAAAAGCTTTAAAACATTTTAATACAATCAATCAAAAAGCTGTAGATTTTTTAAATCAAGCTCAAAATCTTTTAGTAAAAGTTCAAAACATCTCTTCAATGCTCAACAAGCTACCAACTCATTTAAGCTTAGAAGAAAGTTTAAATGTGATCAATTTTAATCAAATCGCAAGCTTAAAACAAGAATTAAAATCATATAAAGAAAATATTTTATCTAGTAAATATTTTTCTACAATTTTACTAAGCTATATGTATACTAATGAGTGTAATTTCATAAAATTAGAATGTATCGATGCAAACAATACAACAAAAGAAAAAATAAATCAACTCAGTTATATAATTAACCATGAAAGACATATCAAAGAAATAGCAAATCTTATCCAAACACAATATTCTATAATAAATCAAACCATAGCCGATATACAAATTTTAATTTCTAAGGATTTTTCATGA
- the fliN gene encoding flagellar motor switch protein FliN, whose product MIEDHLGLLQSYEDILDISVDFVSELGTTNMSVRDLLKLEVGSVIDLEKPAGESVELYLNKRIFGKGEVMVYEKNLAIRINEILDSKSVLQYFKKELQ is encoded by the coding sequence ATGATAGAAGATCATTTAGGATTATTGCAATCTTATGAAGATATTTTAGATATTAGTGTTGATTTTGTTAGTGAGCTTGGCACAACTAATATGAGTGTAAGAGATCTTTTAAAGCTAGAAGTTGGTTCTGTGATAGATCTTGAAAAGCCAGCAGGTGAGAGTGTGGAGCTTTACTTAAATAAAAGAATTTTTGGCAAGGGCGAGGTGATGGTGTATGAAAAAAACCTTGCTATAAGGATTAACGAGATTTTAGATTCAAAATCAGTATTGCAGTATTTTAAAAAAGAATTGCAATGA
- a CDS encoding motility associated factor glycosyltransferase family protein, with the protein MNTYEANFNKNLGALESYNATLADKIEDVKTNERFEVFAGKSAFDVNIYDHELKQNLYDNPEKFFDEKYNEIYTKYERYPVLFFYGLGNGLLYKALLKNENHKSIVVFEPNIEILYIVFHLIDFSQELKDKRLYVVENFDKTHLNIFLGKELHVRNYLQNIKLFTHSPYYNNYKDVCVFEKNTQELCLNLITELGNDPKDSLQGITQLLHNLPYQLANPSLKDLLKQRKGKIENAIIVSTGPSLIKQLPLLKEYASKASIICADSAYPILAKHNIKPDYVLSLERIERTSEFFNNDFKDFDKDILFVLVSMVFPKTIEYLKKNNRNFMLVHRPLPFAQSLNMNDYGYLGSGMSVANMAYELAVKLGHKNIILIGQDLAYGEDGNSHPKDYHYFKEDFEGSRKQGLFVTAYGGNKEVETNRWWKIFKETFEKDIALMNPLDIKTYNATEGGARIEGSIEKPFKELCENLLKENKPLFGKLQTLSKKEIQDKKDEVSKKLNYKIQKISQILISSKNLKEVLKDTLNYTSHSNNIHELDFKKILNTNDSLHLLKADIEKMLELGEVLNPALKNIELELAKISLMSAHTQEDKKVRMITWLLKHELWIEQLIKYLDILLEILQKEQK; encoded by the coding sequence ATGAACACCTATGAAGCTAATTTTAATAAAAACCTAGGAGCATTGGAAAGTTATAATGCTACTCTAGCTGATAAAATAGAAGATGTAAAAACAAATGAGCGTTTTGAGGTATTTGCAGGAAAGAGTGCTTTTGATGTCAATATATATGATCATGAATTAAAACAAAATTTATATGATAATCCTGAAAAATTCTTTGATGAAAAATATAATGAAATTTATACCAAATATGAAAGATATCCTGTTTTATTTTTTTATGGTCTAGGTAATGGTTTATTATATAAAGCTTTATTAAAAAATGAAAATCATAAAAGTATAGTTGTTTTTGAACCTAATATTGAAATACTTTATATAGTTTTTCATTTAATAGATTTTAGTCAAGAATTAAAAGATAAAAGATTGTATGTGGTGGAAAATTTTGATAAAACGCATTTGAATATATTCTTAGGGAAAGAACTACACGTGAGAAATTACTTGCAAAATATCAAATTATTTACACATTCTCCTTATTATAATAACTATAAAGATGTTTGTGTTTTTGAAAAAAATACTCAAGAACTTTGTTTAAATCTTATCACAGAACTTGGCAATGACCCTAAAGACTCCCTCCAAGGCATCACCCAACTTTTACACAATCTACCTTATCAATTAGCCAACCCTAGTTTAAAGGACTTACTCAAACAAAGAAAAGGTAAAATAGAAAATGCTATTATAGTTTCTACTGGTCCATCTTTGATTAAACAGCTACCTTTATTAAAAGAATATGCTAGTAAAGCTAGTATTATATGTGCTGATAGTGCTTATCCTATATTAGCAAAACATAACATTAAGCCTGATTATGTGTTGTCTTTAGAAAGAATAGAAAGAACTTCTGAATTTTTTAATAATGATTTTAAAGATTTTGATAAAGATATATTGTTTGTTTTAGTTAGTATGGTTTTTCCAAAAACTATAGAATACTTAAAGAAAAACAATAGAAATTTTATGCTAGTACATAGACCACTACCTTTTGCACAAAGTCTAAATATGAATGATTATGGTTATTTAGGTTCAGGTATGAGTGTGGCTAATATGGCTTATGAATTAGCTGTAAAATTAGGTCATAAAAATATTATCTTAATAGGACAAGATTTAGCTTATGGTGAAGATGGGAATTCTCATCCTAAAGATTATCATTATTTTAAAGAAGACTTTGAAGGAAGCAGAAAACAAGGTCTATTTGTTACCGCTTATGGTGGTAATAAAGAAGTAGAAACTAATAGATGGTGGAAAATATTTAAAGAAACATTTGAAAAAGATATAGCCTTAATGAATCCACTAGATATAAAAACCTACAACGCCACTGAAGGTGGAGCTAGAATAGAAGGAAGTATAGAAAAACCTTTTAAAGAATTATGTGAAAATTTATTAAAAGAAAATAAGCCTTTATTTGGAAAATTGCAAACTTTAAGTAAAAAAGAAATTCAAGATAAAAAAGATGAGGTTAGCAAAAAATTAAATTATAAAATACAAAAAATCTCTCAAATTCTTATTAGCAGTAAAAATCTCAAAGAAGTACTAAAGGATACCCTAAACTATACTAGTCATTCTAATAATATCCATGAATTGGATTTTAAAAAAATTTTAAACACCAACGATAGCTTACATTTACTCAAAGCCGACATAGAGAAAATGTTAGAATTAGGAGAAGTGCTAAATCCTGCTTTAAAAAATATAGAATTAGAACTAGCTAAAATTTCACTTATGAGCGCTCATACTCAAGAAGATAAAAAAGTTCGTATGATAACTTGGCTTTTAAAACACGAATTATGGATAGAGCAGCTCATTAAATATCTTGATATTTTACTTGAAATTCTACAAAAAGAACAAAAATGA
- the pseI gene encoding pseudaminic acid synthase, with translation MFIENFNLNEKVFIIAELSANHANSLEVALKTIQAAKKAGADAIKIQTYTPDSLTLNSNKKDFIIEGGLWHGRKLYELYEEAKTPYEWHEKLFECAKNEGLICFSSPFSKEDVNFLRQFNPPAYKIASFEANDYDFVRYVAKENKPTLVSTGIAYEEELEMIVKIFQEENNPNLILLKCTSAYPSQICDLNLNTIKTLQEKFKTMVGLSDHSEGFLAPTLAVALGARVIEKHFILDKTLNSADAKFSLDFDEFKQMCSMVRLSEQALGKSSLTIDEKTLKNRHFARSLYASKDIKKGEIFTLENVKSVRPSIGLHPKFLPIILGKKASCDIEFGQALKKDHFLE, from the coding sequence ATGTTTATAGAAAATTTCAATTTAAATGAAAAAGTTTTTATCATTGCCGAGCTTTCAGCCAACCATGCAAACAGCCTTGAAGTAGCTTTAAAAACTATACAAGCGGCTAAAAAAGCAGGAGCTGATGCCATAAAAATTCAAACCTACACCCCAGATAGCTTAACACTAAATTCTAATAAAAAAGATTTTATTATCGAAGGTGGTTTGTGGCATGGACGCAAACTATATGAATTATATGAAGAAGCTAAAACACCTTATGAATGGCATGAAAAACTTTTTGAATGCGCCAAAAATGAAGGGCTAATCTGCTTTTCTAGTCCCTTTTCTAAAGAAGATGTGAATTTTTTAAGACAATTTAATCCCCCAGCTTATAAAATCGCTTCTTTTGAAGCAAATGATTACGATTTTGTGCGTTATGTGGCAAAAGAAAACAAACCTACCTTAGTTTCTACAGGCATAGCCTATGAAGAAGAACTTGAAATGATTGTTAAAATTTTCCAAGAAGAAAACAACCCAAATCTGATTTTACTTAAATGTACTTCAGCCTATCCTTCACAAATTTGCGATTTAAATTTAAACACTATTAAAACCTTACAAGAAAAATTTAAAACCATGGTAGGTTTAAGCGATCATAGCGAGGGATTTTTAGCGCCGACCTTAGCTGTTGCTCTTGGAGCAAGAGTAATAGAAAAACATTTTATATTAGATAAAACTTTAAATAGTGCTGATGCTAAATTTAGTCTTGATTTTGACGAGTTTAAACAAATGTGTTCTATGGTGCGTTTAAGCGAGCAAGCACTAGGCAAATCTAGCTTAACAATAGATGAAAAAACTTTAAAAAATCGCCATTTTGCAAGAAGCTTATATGCTAGTAAAGACATCAAAAAAGGAGAAATTTTTACACTAGAAAATGTAAAAAGTGTAAGACCGAGCATTGGCTTACATCCTAAATTTTTGCCTATCATACTTGGTAAAAAAGCAAGTTGTGATATAGAATTTGGGCAAGCGTTAAAAAAAGATCATTTTTTGGAATAA
- a CDS encoding motility associated factor glycosyltransferase family protein codes for MNELFLKNTQALFEKDQPLALKLRELKECKQFELFQGSSDNLDINILDKKRKEFIYKDPLKELNESLKLFNEEFLRYPVLFFYGLGNGILYKALLSNPIRNHLVIFEEELEIIYLVFHYLDLSEEIRNEKVVLFYTPLTTFAQLDVLMNYPTIRNYYKIYNLFTHSAFYNTYNIKKINDYLIQAIKLNHTKVGNAPSDSLQGITQFVKNLIFLISNPSLKDLLKQRKGKIENAIIVSTGPSLIKQLPLLKEYASKASIICADSAYPILAKHNIKPDYVLMLERTETVSKCFDNDFKDFDKDILFIVASLVHQKTIEYLKKNNRNFMLVHRPLPFAQSLNMNDYGYLGSGMSVANMAYELAVKLGHKNIILIGQDLAYGEDGNSHPKDYVHGEESENDRKQGLFITAYGGNGKVETNKWWKVFKDIFEKDIIVHKNKSNITTYNATEGGARIEGSIEKPFKELCEELLKEDKAYLRHFKITQAKLSKNLKKATRNIEKMIIINQNNIKKIQNILEQISKSKKTLKVKKLFSQIDTFKTQLHKRSNGAYELYPHILYHHELKVNAILCKNPNNLQEQNTMILELLKEYEETFKTLLHLLYVFDTTIKDNSIELFQLTR; via the coding sequence ATGAATGAACTCTTTTTAAAAAATACTCAAGCTTTATTTGAAAAAGATCAACCTCTAGCTTTAAAACTAAGGGAATTAAAAGAATGTAAGCAATTTGAACTTTTTCAAGGAAGTAGTGATAATTTAGATATTAATATATTAGATAAAAAAAGAAAAGAATTTATATATAAAGATCCTTTAAAAGAATTAAATGAAAGTTTAAAGCTATTTAATGAAGAATTTTTAAGATATCCTGTTTTATTTTTTTATGGTTTAGGTAATGGAATTTTATACAAAGCTTTGCTTTCTAATCCTATTAGAAATCATTTGGTTATTTTTGAAGAAGAATTAGAGATTATTTATTTAGTTTTTCATTATTTAGATTTAAGTGAAGAGATAAGAAATGAAAAAGTGGTTTTGTTTTATACACCCTTAACAACCTTTGCTCAACTTGATGTTTTAATGAACTATCCCACTATAAGAAATTATTATAAAATTTATAATCTTTTTACACATAGTGCTTTTTACAATACTTATAATATTAAAAAAATCAATGATTATCTTATACAAGCAATAAAACTTAACCATACAAAAGTCGGTAATGCACCAAGTGATTCATTACAAGGCATCACTCAATTTGTTAAAAATTTAATTTTTCTTATCTCCAACCCTAGTTTAAAGGACTTACTCAAACAAAGAAAAGGTAAAATAGAAAATGCTATTATAGTTTCTACTGGTCCATCTTTGATTAAACAGCTACCTTTATTAAAAGAATATGCTAGTAAAGCTAGTATTATATGTGCTGATAGTGCTTATCCTATATTAGCAAAGCATAATATTAAGCCTGATTATGTTTTAATGCTTGAAAGAACAGAAACAGTTAGCAAATGTTTTGACAATGATTTTAAAGATTTTGATAAAGATATATTGTTTATTGTTGCAAGTTTAGTGCATCAAAAAACCATAGAATACTTAAAGAAAAACAATAGAAATTTTATGCTAGTACATAGACCACTACCTTTTGCACAAAGTCTAAATATGAATGATTATGGTTATTTAGGTTCAGGTATGAGTGTGGCTAATATGGCTTATGAATTAGCTGTAAAATTAGGTCATAAAAATATTATCTTAATAGGACAAGATTTAGCTTATGGTGAAGATGGGAATTCTCATCCTAAAGATTATGTTCATGGAGAAGAAAGTGAAAATGATAGAAAACAAGGTTTGTTTATTACTGCTTATGGCGGCAATGGTAAGGTTGAAACTAATAAATGGTGGAAAGTTTTTAAAGATATTTTTGAAAAAGATATTATTGTTCATAAAAACAAATCAAACATTACAACCTACAATGCCACAGAAGGTGGGGCTAGGATAGAAGGAAGTATAGAAAAACCTTTTAAAGAGTTATGCGAAGAATTGTTGAAGGAAGATAAAGCTTATCTAAGACACTTTAAAATAACCCAAGCAAAATTAAGTAAAAATCTAAAAAAAGCAACAAGAAATATAGAAAAAATGATTATCATAAACCAAAATAATATTAAAAAAATACAAAATATTTTAGAGCAAATTTCAAAAAGTAAAAAAACTTTAAAAGTAAAAAAACTTTTTTCACAAATTGACACTTTTAAAACACAACTTCATAAAAGATCTAATGGTGCATATGAGCTTTATCCGCATATTTTATATCATCACGAGCTAAAAGTAAATGCTATTTTATGTAAAAATCCAAACAATTTACAAGAACAAAATACTATGATTTTAGAACTTTTGAAAGAATACGAGGAAACTTTTAAAACTCTTTTACATCTTTTATACGTATTTGACACTACAATAAAAGACAATTCTATAGAACTTTTTCAACTCACAAGGTAA
- a CDS encoding motility associated factor glycosyltransferase family protein, which translates to MNTYEANFNKNLGALESYNATLADKIEDVKTNERFEVFAGKSAFDVNIYDHELKQNLYDNPEKFFDEKYNEIYTKYERYPVLFFYGLGNGLLYKALLKNENHKSIVVFEPNIEILYIVFHLIDFSQELKDKRLYVVDTNDFDMDDIINFLMGELFVRNYLYDSKILSLNSYYNQHKTHIEELEKKLNEKIMYVFNAQGSNRIRTLSQDLRFSIENTPKMLTKALFKDFINQRKGKNKTAIIVASGPSLIKQLPLLKEIQNKATIISADGSYSMLAKYNIKPDIVMSLDPSELTSKFFDNDFKEFDKDINFIITTPTHPDTIKYLEKNHRNYLLVLRPSSKFTHKILINDFGTLGGLNVAYMGYELAVKLGHKNIILIGQDLAFDEKGNSHPMEFLYGNSFDNNVPSLEKRIKTTAYGGKGEVITHQGWKYYIQSYELYIKETAKNNITTYNATEGGARIEGTIEKPFKELCDELLKEDKIIFPFLQSLPKKEQILLAKQNYDYFLELIKFAKSKIYQCQKLLKPILKVIEQTRYHIDLNTIDFVKILKTNDEIHKVKEFLEDEKMAVFSDQLAAALTLTELELAKISLMSAHTQEDKKIRMIIWLIKHEEWLKLVIETLESQTKIMEKSIQSLKDFIEENNEHL; encoded by the coding sequence ATGAACACCTATGAAGCTAATTTTAATAAAAACCTAGGAGCATTGGAAAGTTATAATGCTACTCTAGCTGATAAAATAGAAGATGTAAAAACAAATGAGCGTTTTGAGGTATTTGCAGGAAAGAGTGCTTTTGATGTCAATATATATGATCATGAATTAAAACAAAATTTATATGATAATCCTGAAAAATTCTTTGATGAAAAATATAATGAAATTTATACCAAATATGAAAGATATCCTGTTTTATTTTTTTATGGTCTAGGTAATGGTTTATTATATAAAGCTTTATTAAAAAATGAAAATCATAAAAGTATAGTTGTTTTTGAACCTAATATTGAAATACTTTATATAGTTTTTCATTTAATAGATTTTAGTCAAGAATTAAAAGATAAAAGATTGTATGTGGTGGATACAAATGATTTTGACATGGATGATATTATAAATTTTTTAATGGGAGAGCTTTTTGTTCGAAACTATCTTTATGATAGTAAAATTTTATCTTTAAATTCCTATTACAATCAACACAAAACACATATAGAGGAATTAGAAAAAAAACTAAATGAAAAAATTATGTATGTTTTTAACGCCCAAGGAAGCAATAGAATAAGAACCTTGTCGCAAGATTTAAGATTTTCTATAGAAAATACACCAAAAATGCTTACAAAAGCTTTATTTAAAGATTTTATCAATCAAAGAAAAGGGAAAAATAAAACTGCCATTATTGTCGCAAGTGGTCCAAGCTTAATCAAGCAACTCCCTTTGCTAAAAGAAATTCAAAATAAAGCTACCATTATAAGTGCTGATGGAAGCTATTCTATGCTTGCAAAATATAATATAAAACCAGATATTGTGATGTCTTTAGACCCAAGTGAACTTACTAGCAAATTCTTTGATAATGATTTTAAAGAATTTGATAAAGATATCAACTTTATTATCACAACACCAACGCATCCAGATACCATAAAGTATTTAGAAAAAAATCATAGAAATTATTTGTTAGTTTTAAGACCATCATCAAAATTTACTCACAAAATACTAATAAATGATTTTGGGACTTTAGGTGGTTTAAATGTAGCCTATATGGGATATGAGTTGGCTGTAAAATTGGGACATAAAAACATTATACTTATAGGGCAAGATTTAGCTTTTGATGAAAAAGGTAATTCTCATCCTATGGAATTTTTATATGGAAATAGCTTTGACAACAATGTTCCTAGTTTAGAAAAGCGTATAAAAACTACAGCTTATGGTGGCAAGGGTGAAGTGATTACCCATCAAGGATGGAAATATTACATACAAAGTTATGAACTTTACATAAAAGAAACTGCTAAAAACAACATTACAACCTACAATGCCACTGAAGGTGGAGCTAGGATAGAAGGCACTATAGAAAAACCTTTTAAAGAACTTTGTGATGAGTTATTAAAAGAAGATAAAATTATTTTTCCTTTTTTACAAAGTTTGCCAAAGAAAGAACAAATTTTATTAGCAAAACAAAACTATGATTATTTTTTAGAACTTATTAAATTTGCAAAAAGTAAAATTTATCAATGTCAAAAGCTTTTAAAACCTATTTTAAAGGTCATTGAACAAACTAGATATCATATTGATTTAAATACTATTGATTTTGTTAAAATTTTAAAAACTAATGATGAAATTCACAAAGTTAAAGAATTTTTAGAAGATGAAAAAATGGCTGTATTTTCCGACCAACTAGCCGCTGCCTTAACTTTAACAGAACTTGAACTAGCTAAAATTTCGCTTATGAGTGCTCATACTCAAGAAGATAAAAAAATTCGTATGATTATTTGGCTTATAAAGCACGAAGAATGGCTTAAATTAGTCATAGAAACCTTAGAATCCCAAACAAAAATCATGGAAAAATCAATACAAAGTTTAAAAGACTTTATAGAGGAAAACAATGAACACCTATGA